In Hippoglossus hippoglossus isolate fHipHip1 chromosome 19, fHipHip1.pri, whole genome shotgun sequence, the DNA window GCAGTACGGCTTCTCCCCTGTGTGCACCCTGCTGTGTTTCTTGTAGTCGCCCGCGTGTCCGAAGGTGCGACCGCACAGCGAGCAGCAGTAGTTTTTTCTGACGTTTCTCTGGAAGGATGCCGAGTCCgaagagccagagtctgcaccaacaatgtttgtgtgactgtataTTGGAGATTGAGGCTCTTGGCCCCGACTGAAGATGAACCCCGACACGTTGTAGAGTCCTGAATTGGGTTGAGGGGGTTCAAATCGGTGTAAGAGTGTAGAGCTGGTCGCGGCATCATCATAGACatgattaatgtgtgtgtgcacggccTCTTCTTCCAACATGGGCTCctctttcatttgatttgatgtaaGGGataaaacagagacattttccTTGATTGTAATTGTAGCAGTGGGTTCTATGGGATTTGTAGTTGGTGATGATAACCTGTCATCATTCTCAATTTTGAGAGTTCTGGTATTGCTCAAGTTATCATCGTGCAAATGTGATTCTGTCGTATCTTTAGGGGAGAGGCAAGGAGTAGTGAGGGATGCTTCACAGTCAGTGTCTGCAAATGAATCTGAAACGTCCTTATAAGCAGGTTCAGTGTCATCGACCAGCtcctcgttctctctctgttccaccTCCGCCTGCTGGGTTGCGGTTGGAATTTGCGGCACAGtccctgcaacacaacaaaggCCATGaagagacaaaataaatgatcagtTTCCACATGTCTGGACGCCAGTGTTGAGCTGTGCTCTCTTACCACCGCTCTCCAGGTCGATTTTGTGTTGgagctcctgcagcctcctcctcagactctgGTTCTCCCTCTGGGTCCGGGCTGTTTTCTCCTGGTACTCCCACACCGTCTCTCTCACCACCTCCAGAACCTCCTGCACCGCGCtacacagcagcttctccactCGGACATTCAGACGCTCAATTTTGGTCATTGTTATGaactgagaggaagaaaaatatgGAAACACTATTAAGAACAAGATAagataacataacataataagggGAAATCTGGGTATTACAGCAGCCCGAGTAAAGAATAGATACAGGTATAAAGAATAGGATCAAATTGAACTATCTAAGAAcaatcagacacaaacattcagtAATCTCGTATAGAGCGTGGTGAAATGTTGTGATGTAATATTATACAGTTAATAGTGCAGCAATATGGGTCAGCTCCAGGTATATAATAGATATATAGAGAAAAT includes these proteins:
- the LOC117752752 gene encoding zinc finger protein 8-like isoform X2; amino-acid sequence: MTKIERLNVRVEKLLCSAVQEVLEVVRETVWEYQEKTARTQRENQSLRRRLQELQHKIDLESGGPTATQQAEVEQRENEELVDDTEPAYKDVSDSFADTDCEASLTTPCLSPKDTTESHLHDDNLSNTRTLKIENDDRLSSPTTNPIEPTATITIKENVSVLSLTSNQMKEEPMLEEEAVHTHINHVYDDAATSSTLLHRFEPPQPNSGLYNVSGFIFSRGQEPQSPIYSHTNIVGADSGSSDSASFQRNVRKNYCCSLCGRTFGHAGDYKKHSRVHTGEKPYCCSVCGKSFSQSGYLTVHLRYHTGEKPFGCSHCGKRFSHSSNLKKHQQTHL
- the LOC117752752 gene encoding zinc finger protein 8-like isoform X1, with translation MTKIERLNVRVEKLLCSAVQEVLEVVRETVWEYQEKTARTQRENQSLRRRLQELQHKIDLESGGTVPQIPTATQQAEVEQRENEELVDDTEPAYKDVSDSFADTDCEASLTTPCLSPKDTTESHLHDDNLSNTRTLKIENDDRLSSPTTNPIEPTATITIKENVSVLSLTSNQMKEEPMLEEEAVHTHINHVYDDAATSSTLLHRFEPPQPNSGLYNVSGFIFSRGQEPQSPIYSHTNIVGADSGSSDSASFQRNVRKNYCCSLCGRTFGHAGDYKKHSRVHTGEKPYCCSVCGKSFSQSGYLTVHLRYHTGEKPFGCSHCGKRFSHSSNLKKHQQTHL